Part of the Bacteriovorax stolpii genome, TCGAAATTTTTTTTCGAACTTATTATCGGCCACAAGATATTACTTAGTGCTTGAAGATACCGTTAGGCGAGCTCTACCTTTTGCTCTACGAGCATTTAGTACGCTTCTTCCACCTGGGCTTGCCA contains:
- the rpmH gene encoding 50S ribosomal protein L34; amino-acid sequence: MSKRTWQPKKLKRLRVHGFLKRMASPGGRSVLNARRAKGRARLTVSSSTK